The window TGCTGGAGAATTGCTGTCTTGCCTTAATTTGGGTGCTGAAAAAACCTCGTCAAGAGGCGGAAAAGATTGCTATGGACTACCTGGAACGGGTTAAGGTCGTTGACCAGGTATATAAATATCCTGGCCAGTTGTCCGGTGGGCAGCAACAGCGGGTGGCCATTGCCCGCTCTCTCTGTATGAATCCCAATATTATGCTCTTTGATGAACCTACTTCGGCCCTTGATCCCGAAATGATCAAGGAAGTGCTTGATGTTATGGTTGATTTGGCGCATGAAGGGATGACTATGCTGTGCGTTACCCATGAAATGGGTTTTGCCCGGACGGTTGCAGATAGAGTTCTTTTTATGGATTCTGGCGAGATTATTGAGGCGAATGATCCTGAGAGCTTCTTCTCCAATCCACAGTCGGAGCGAACTAAGCTCTTTTTGGGACAGATTTTATAAAAGGCTTCAGCGGTGGATCCCCACTGCTGAAGCCTGGGAACCACTTTAAGTAGAGTTTT is drawn from Candidatus Electrothrix aestuarii and contains these coding sequences:
- a CDS encoding amino acid ABC transporter ATP-binding protein, producing the protein MGNTSVRQKTQDHRSIAIELEGVHKWYGTFHVLKDINLTVQRGEKIIICGPSGCGKSTLIRCINRLEEHQRGIIRVAGMELTDNIKQVEKIRRDIGMVFQQFNLFPHLTVLENCCLALIWVLKKPRQEAEKIAMDYLERVKVVDQVYKYPGQLSGGQQQRVAIARSLCMNPNIMLFDEPTSALDPEMIKEVLDVMVDLAHEGMTMLCVTHEMGFARTVADRVLFMDSGEIIEANDPESFFSNPQSERTKLFLGQIL